Within the Apis cerana isolate GH-2021 linkage group LG9, AcerK_1.0, whole genome shotgun sequence genome, the region ttttactgaaatttttcacattacattaaaatattttttataatacttactATAATTGATAATGCATGCACACCTCCTTGTAATTCTGCttgtaataattcatttatcattcGATGACGctaaatcaataatcaataaatcaataaaattacaatatctttaaaatatatgaattaagattaaaacaaaacatgaattataaacaatacttttataaaatatcatagtctttttataaaatacttcatcaaatataatatataatattatacatatattatagaaactgattataaaatttgaatataaaatataattaaaatataattaaattttcataaaatctcaTGTTGTAAAcgttatacataaatttcattagTTTTTACCTTAATAAGTGGTTTATCTTTGAACAAATCAGAAACAACGATTACTTTGAAATGCGTTTCAGATCCTTTAGGAACATTGTGCATATATGATTCATTTATTACTTCGATGTAAGatggatttaaaaaatctatcaattttttttttattgaaagttctattgaattattctgtgtcataatatttattcctcGTAATAAAATTGACGCGTTCCTATAATCTACAAATACATATGtatcataatatcatatatatattaatattattattaataaaatagtattagaaaaaatctaaatattgttTAGCAGAAATACTATatgttttacataatattaaaatttattcaatattaaatattttattattgttttttttctgtgtatttctcattaattttaatatttataatacgaacatgttaaatttgtttaacaaaattaatacatacaaaaaatattattttattatatgttatttaaatatatgaacgtgcttttattatatataacaagatcatttaatcaataattatttttttcttaagtttcgaaatattgaaaaatctctattgaaaaatctaacctctatttttttaattaatataatttaaatatataaaaagtatatactgATAATATTGCTATAATCTAAAATGTATcacttacttttttttaatattataaatgttttatacatttatataattatatttctataaacaaagaaattatctGTGTaagtatacttttttaattgtaagttTATGATCATATGGTtagaattatacaattatatatgttttaattagatatatattatcatacataaaattattgtacttctataaaaattttgattaaaataaattttatatatattacattgtataatcatatttatttattaatatatataataataaaacaattctaaattatattagtatatgtattaattttattacaataaaattttatagattcttttttataaaaataatctttttatatatgatatattaaatatatgaaaaattttttaaagattgtaCTATATGTAGACATAGTTatacatagtatatatatatatatatatatatttcaagataatgaaattaattgcttCAAGGTAATACAAGTATGTatattgttttgaaatatattaattgttagaagattaatgttaaaatgataaaaaataaaagtttaactattgaaataatataaagtataatacatataaaatgtatttttatatgatatttgaaacacattaatatttaagtgacaattatttttaattgtaatatttcttattaatttttttaattatattttataattactaaagtatgtaataattttttataattaaaaatttcaatttattaaatataaaaaagatagataagataagaaaaaatgttttaaggaattatatagaataaatacacaaatgatatatatatctttttgaatactttatttgatattgttgTATTCAGACAGATATTCACGAGGAAAGATCCAAGCTGCggcaaaaagtttaaaatacaaGTTTTGAACAATTATTATCAAGTGACTAGGTGATAGATGCAATTGCATcagtatttcatttttataaaaatcgtagGCACGTTATTGATTCTTAAACTATCTATTCGTTTCACATTTAAACATTATGCCATCACATTcataataaacaaacaataatatatttacattctagAAAGTTACaataaggaattaaaaaatcgagcTATCAAAGAAACGTTGATACAattaatgctttttttttcttttaaatatgtatatatattatttccatttgcatctaaatataaattatcaattttgacGCACGCATAAAATTGCAAGTGCAAAAAGAATACATTTAGCACAGAACCAAACAGTTTCGCTAATATAAAACGTGGCACAATGTCATACAGTCATTCCTCGATTTACATCTTTTTCAACTTATATCCGGAATCAATTAATACGTAAGTCTGAAGAATGactatacataaatttttttgtttatttaatccaTTAAATTTTAGTACATTTCAAGAAAAAGTATTGCTTGATACAACAATACAACTAAAATACCATATTAGTATATGAGCTCAATATGAGctgttgaataatattaagaatcttAAATTGGCCTATGTCACAAGTATATACGAATCATTTCCATTTTGaaagattaagaaataattattctatgatatatctaagaaataattattttgaatgtaaCTTTTAACTGGtattctttcttcgtttctttgtgcaatattaagttttttaaataatatttataaagaaaaatttaaaattctacttGAACAATCGGccattataagaattaaaagtaGTTCATATTTTTACTGCTTTATACATCTATTTACACATACAACAGAaatgccaaaaaaaaaagatgtagaTAGACAAATTTTGGCAATTctgaagattataaaatttcaggtATATGTTAATACTAgtgatttgaaattatttttttgtattattcatGAAAGAACATATTCAAGAAAAGCTACGAGGTAACTCGTGTTGTCGTACTCTTTACGTTTCAGTCTCATAGAGTTCTTGACGCCATTGTCCAATGTATCAAAGCCtagtaacttttaattttttacatagtCAAGCAATTAGATACTTACGCGGGACAgctatttaaaaactttcttttgCTTCTTATTGATGATATTTCAAGACacgttaaaatattcgatgataaatataaaatctataataataaaatttttttcttgtttctttatatatatatctttataaatattgctatattttatgtaattatgattcaaattataattacttcgatgttatattttcacaaaaatattcatcatcaaaagaacataattttgtttttatatatatatctttaacttGACCAGATATCTTTAGGCACTTGTTGATATGTTTCACAAAACGTacgaattatattgaatttcattttttttaaatttctttcgaaattttctactaaaaattactatataatataaactatttaatattttttattatttttgcttatacgaacaaatatattcgatattatttttcctttgtcTTTTTTCGATGAACTATCCCATTacgcatttttttctttattctttgtcATTCATACCATATACATCTTTCTCGATATAATTACTATCTTACATAAAGGAAATCATCAATAACCGaggaagaattataaaaatatagacaaCGGCGCATTAACGCTGATCGTCAATAGACGTAAATTGTTTTCAGTTGATCCTTTAATTCAGGAGGAATGGCACAAGTCTCCGACTCCGGCTTCCTTTTTACCAAGCGACGCCAGCGTCCTCCGATATTTTTACGGAAGCCCTTTGCAAATCCAGGCCTATCCGACGGTAGAGCGTGTACAAGTGtatcctataaaatataataattgtaaagacatctttttagaattattagatgaaaatagaatttaaatttatttcttttaattttatcattttatttttaattggatcATGTACTAACTAATAAAGCattccaaaataaataattcataaattttatataatataatacataatataataatagtataataacataataatataataacatatatatatatatatatatatatacatatatatatatataacatatacatatatatacatatatatatatatatatatatatatgttatatgaaaaaaatattttatatatgtaataattatataaaatttcatgtttttGATTTAGTAATGTTTTgctaaatcatattataattaaataaatattccaattattgtttataatattaatgttaatataattgttattaaattattaataattttatattatacagcaatttattattccagaaattaatttacattttaataattttaatatatttaatcactgAATgctaatagtattttttttaatacagaagcaatttatgattaaatcagaattataaaataatagataatttaatatcattattatagtatttaagTAACAAATAATCTGAAATCCTATTATcctgttttaatattacataatataagaaCCTAAATAGCATTTTCAAGaacttaagattaatttaaaaaaattgaaattatgaattatatataatatagaactattaaaacattatattattttttttgatatgaatatcaatagaatttcaatgtcattttcttatatatttatgttttcgtTTTtagatatcattataattaaatattgaaatataaaataattactatgtgaaattatttaaaattatatattttaacatatcaaatcttgtaatttacaaatacaaatataaatagcaattaatcataacaaataattaatatttttgtctaATATGTGATaagtttcattaatattaatatattgtttaggATTAGAtaccaaaatataatatttacagataTAAATAACAACTGAATCatctgtttcaattttttaattgtattgaaattcattatctttgattttcaaattgtacAACTTACTTAAAATATGTAGCAGTgttgcaattaaataatataagtaaccGAAgttatattgcaatttatatacatatacataatatgcTGCAATACGATTAGAATGATCTATGAACCATGGAAATAGTCGAGAACGCGTCGACTCAACTGAAAAAGCAGGATACGTCGTGTATCCGGGTGCGATATTACGAAACTACCGACTAGCAGAGTCCAGAACTGAAGAGTGAGACAGAGAAACTATATACATTGCGAAGAGGCAAACGGAACCGTTCGACAAAGGTAGATGACCACATATGTGGACAGAAGAAACTGAAATTCTCGTCGGTCGACATTTAGAAATGAATTGTAAAGGATAGAAAAGAATCGGCAATCGTCGAACGATTCAACAAAGCATGACAAAAGAATGTTGTAGGAATATTGCCAATATCGTCAAGGAGAGACGCATTATTTTGCCGTCTACGAGACAGCTGCACCCTGTACCGAAGTCCTGTTGCTTGGCAAACGGTTGTGGCCGCCCACCTACGCTAAATTTAGAGCCAGCCCGAGGGGTAAAAGCGGGTTTTTAGGTGCGTCTATGCGTTCAAAACACCAAACATAGCAGCTTTCGCAGTTTGCCAGATGGAAAATTGAACGTCGCGACgctatatacatatgtacgtAAATGATCAATAGGCGCcaataatacgataaaatcAACATGTTGAGCCACGAGTAGTCATGTTCTATATATTCTTCAacgaaattattgattatcgaataatataattttgatagatattaatagaaaaaaatatgcgcaaaaaagaaaaaaaatgttttatagaaaatataatatttaatattatatatgtatgtcaattttaaaattaaaaagatatgaataaatattctacgataatctaaaaaaatatattatgtggAATTGAAAATTCTGAGTAATTTTAGCAATtacattaattcaatttaaatgttgTGGTGCTTTTTCTTATACAATCATTTCTCATAACTGTATAAGactcataattatattgattttgaaataactaatgtaattatattaaccgATTAATACTTTGTTATGATTAATAGATATGACATAAGACAAAGAATGATTTTAACTATGCGAATTATATGAGCTAAATCATTATGTAAACTTTAACAATCatgataaagattataaatcatcaaacattcagaaatattattattagtattagtatGAttcttatttgaattatatattgacaATTTCGATAATCtctaaataagtaaaaatcgatcgaatgattatctattttgcaaaattataattgtgtgACGTAGCAAATAAAACTTGgaaaatctcaattttatcTTACTTTCGATAAGCTTACTTTAATCGAATATGAGTATGATATCTACGTCATACATGTATATCTTACATCATAATTATGAAAACTTGTATCATTTAGATAATGAACAGCTAAATTAATCTAACTATAAAGTTTctaatttagaaaatgttaTGTATGtcatataaactataaattttgattgcaaaattaatattggaatataatttgaaattaaatat harbors:
- the LOC107994141 gene encoding DNA-binding transcriptional regulator BolA gives rise to the protein MYKTFIILKKNYRNASILLRGINIMTQNNSIELSIKKKLIDFLNPSYIEVINESYMHNVPKGSETHFKVIVVSDLFKDKPLIKRHRMINELLQAELQGGVHALSIIAKTSDQWKDKYNISPSPVCRGGFGK